In Streptomyces venezuelae, the sequence TGCGGCACTTGCCGAGGACGCGGCGCAGGGGGACCACGACGTGGCGGGGTGAGATCGCGCCCGCGGCCGCTTCGGGGAGGAAGGGCTGGTACGTCATGTAGGGCTCGGCGGTGACCACCGTGACCTCGGCTTCGCCGGCTCTCAGCTTTCGCTGGAGGCGGAGCGCCGTATACATGCCGACGTAGCCGCCGCCGACGATCAGGATGCGCGTACGGGGCGGGGTACCGGGGTCCGTGCCCCGGGAGTTAGCAGCCTTCACCATCCCATGACGCAACGTGGCCGGGAGTTTGTCCACAGGCCCGGCAAATTGTGTGACCGGAGTGAGTGCTGGGGCGGGGTGCAAGAGGACGTCAGCTTGTGGCGAAAATCTGCAGGTCAGCCCACACGGAGTGTGACATTCCGGAGGCACGGATCGGAAAAGTGGGGGTGAATGCTCCGATCGGGCGGTGCTCCGTCCGGGGCTGCCTCTTCTGAATTGACTCTGGCTCAACTATGTTCGTATCTCGTCGAGGAGTAGGACCGGGCCCGAGACCGTGGCCCCCTCGGCGTGAAGGCGGGGAGTGTCTCCGGGGGGAGACAAATGATTACCGGGGGATACATATGAACATTTCCGATTTCCATGGTTCTGCGACCGCGCTCTCGGTCGAGAGCAACGGACGCGGCATCGCGGGCGGCACCACGCACGGCGTGGGCCGGTCCACGCCGCTGCGTGTCGACGCCCAGCGCAACCTGGAGCACGTTCTGCGGGCGGCCCGTGAGGTCTTCGGCGAGCTGGGCTACGGGGCTCCGATGGAGGACGTGGCTCGCCGCGCCCGCGTCGGTGTCGGCACCGTGTACCGGCGCTTCCCGAGCAAGGACGTCCTCGTGCGGCGCATAGCCGAGGAGGAGACCGCCCGGCTGACCGAGCAGGCCAAGGCCGCGCTGGGCCAGGAGGAGGAGCCGTGGCAGGCGCTGTCGCGCTTCCTGCGCACCTCCGTGGCCTCGGGCGCCGGGCGGCTGCTGCCGCCCCAGGTCCTGCGGGTCGGGTCGGCCGTCGAGGACGAGGCGGAGGAGGCGGAGGCGGAGGCCGTACGGGTTCCGCACCAGCGGCAGGCCGTGCCGGCCGCCGGGGCTCCCGACCTGCGGGTCGTGGGCACGCACGGCTCCGTCGAGAACGAGCCCTCCGAGGACGCGGGTGCGGGTGCGCTGCTGGAGGTCGTCGGCCGGCTGGTGCACCGGGCGCGGGAGGCCGGTGAACTGCGTGCCGACGTCACGGTGGCCGATGTGCTGCTGGTGATAGCGACGGCGGCGCCCGCGCTGCCCGACCCGGCGCAGCAGGCGGCGGCCTCGACGCGGCTGCTCGACATCCTGCTCGAAGGGCTGCGGTCCCGGACCGTGTGACCTGGGCGGGTGCCGGTGCGGGTCCGGTAGGGCGATTCGCCGGAATGTGCCCGGATGGGTGGATGGCGCGAAGACAGGTTCGGTGCCCGTCCCCCGTGTGACACGCTTGGCCGGTGTACCGGTTGAGTGTGTCGTGCGGGAGTCTCCGCGATGAGCGTTGACGGTCGGGAAGAGCCACGCGGTGGCGGCGGCAACGAGGTGGAGGCGGGCAGTCTGCCCGCCCGGCAGGTGCCGGCGCAGCGCGACCCGGGCGGGCGGCACGCACGCCCCCCGGGCTCTTCCGGACCCGGAGGCACCGGCGGCGATCTGCCCTCGTCCGACGGTGACTTGATCGCCCGGATGCGCGGCGGTGACGACGGCGCGTACGAGGAACTGTTCCGCCGGCACGCCGATTCCGTGCGCCGCTACGCCCGGTCCTGTTGCCGGGACGCGCACACCGCCGACGACCTGACGGCCGAGGTGTTCGCGCGGACCCTGCAGGCGGTACGGGGCGGGGCCGGGCCGGACCAGTCGGTGCGGGCCTATCTGCTGACCACCGTGCGCAGGGTCGCCGCGGCATGGGCGAAGACCGCCAGGCGCGAGCAACTGGTCGAGGACTTCGCGGTCTTCGCCGAACAGGCCTCCACGGGCACGGACGGCGGGGCGGCTCTGTCCGGGCTGTCCGGGGGCGACACGCTCGAACTGGGCGCGGACGTGCGGGCGATGCACGAGGCGGAGCGGTCGCTGGCCGTGCAGGCCTTCCGCAGTCTGCCCGAGCGGTGGCAAGCCGTGCTGTGGCACACCACCGTCGAGGAAGCTTCGCCGAGTGCGATCGCGCCGCTGTTCGGGCTGAGCGCCAACGCGACCGCCGTGCTGGCCAGTCGGGCCCGGGAAGGGCTCAAGCAGGCGTATCTGCAGGCCCATGTGAGTACGGCGCTGAGCGAGGGCGGCGACTGCGCGCGGTACGCGGACCGGCTGGGCGCCTACGCGCGGGGCGGGCTGCGGATGCGGGCGGAGCGGGGGCTGCGCAAGCACCTGGAGGAGTGCGTGAAGTGCCGGCTGGCCGCCGGGGAGCTCCAGGACGTCAACGCGGGCATTCCTGCGCTCCTTCCGGTCGCGGTCATCGGGTGGTTCGCCGCCGGGTACGCGGGCAAGGCCGCCGGGGTGCTGGCCGGCGGAGCCGTCGCCGCGGGCGGGGCCGGGGCGGCCGCTGCCGTCGCCGGCGGGTCGACCGCGGGGGCCGGGACGGCCGGTGCCGCAGGTGCCACCGCCGGTGCGGGTGGTGGGGCCGCGGGGGTGGGCGGCTCGGCCGGGGCTTCCGTCGCCGCCGAGGGGCTCGGGCTGCCGGCCAAGGCTGCCATCGCCGCCGGTATCGCGGTGGCCGCGGCCGCCGGGGTGGTGTTCGCGCTGGCCGGGGACGACACCGAGCCGCAGGCCCGGGCCAAGCCCGCACCCGGTGTCGCGGCGCCGGCCGTGCCTGCGCCGCCTTCGGTGCCGAAGGCACCCGCCCCGTCGGCGGCTGAGCCGGATCCGCCCGCGCCGGAGCCGGCGGCACGGGGCTCCGCGGCTCCGCGGCCCGGACCGACGCCCTCGGCCACGGCTTCCGTAGCCCCCGCGCCCGTGCCCTCCGCATCCCCGTCTCCCTCCCCCAGCCGGGAGAAGCCGTCACCGGCGCCGTCCCCCGAGCGGCCGACGCCGAAGCCGACACCGCCGAAGCCGCCGCAGGGGTTCCAGCTGGCCGGGCTCGCCCACTCGGTCTACGGGGACCACAGCGCCCCCGAGCTGCAGACCTGGCGCAGCGGCTGGGTGTGGCAGCGCCACGGGCTGGAGGTGGGCGGCCGGCGCTTCGCGCACGGCATCACCGTGAACGGGCTCTCCTCGGTGGAGATCGCCCTCAACCGGCAGTGCACGAGCTTCTCGGCGCAGGCGGGGGTGGACGGCCTGGCGCTGTTCACGGACGGCTCGGTGCGGTTCTCCGTATACGCCGACGGGGAGCGGGTGTGGCAGTCCGCCGCCCTCGGGCACGAGGACCCGCCCGCAGCCGTCCAGGTCTCCCTCGCGGGGCACAGGACGCTGCGGCTGGTGGTGGAGAAGGCCGGGCCGGGCAGCCTGCCGACGCTGGCGAGCTGGGCCGACGCCGTGCTCAGCTGCCGCTGAGCCCCGACGTCAGCGCCCCGACGTCAGCGCCGCGGCGAGCGCGGCCGGGGTGAGGGCGACGCCGGCCGCCTCCTCACGGCTGTGACGGTCCGGGCCGAGCACGGCCCGGGTCCGCTCCGGGAGGCCGTCCACGACGCCGCTCTCCGGAACGGAGCGCGGATGGCCCGCGCGCCAGGCGGTGGCCGCCGCCAGGGCCCGTACGGACTCGGCCGGCCGGCCGGCGTCGGCCAGCAGCAGCGCCGCCGCCTCGGCCATGCCGGCCAGGACGCGCTCGGCGCACCGGGCGTCGACGGCGGCGGCCAGGGCCGGACCGATCCTGGCCAGAGCGGCCACCGGGCCCTGTTCACGGCCGGTGAGGACGGCGTCGACGGTGGCCAGCCCGGCGGTGAGCTGGGCCGGCACCGTGAACCGTTCGGCCTCGTCGCGGGCCCGGTCACACTCCGCGCGTGCTCGGGCGGCGTCGCCGCGCTGGAGGGCGACGAGGGCGGAGAGGAGCCGGGCGAAGGTGCTGACGTCGTACACACCGCCGTACCGGTCGGACTCCCTGCCGGCCTCCTCCAGCAGCTGCTCGGCGTCGTCGAGGTCCCCCGCGCAGTAGGCGGTCTCGGCGATCCGGGCGATGGCGAAGGGCGCCTCGACGCTGGCCCCGACCTCGCGGGCGAGGCGCAGGCACTCCTCGTACTCGATGCGCGCCTCGGCGTACCGGCCGCGTGAGAGGGCGACCTCCCCGGCGGCGCTCGCCACCTGGGCACGGGTCCAGCGGTCGCCCACGCGCCGGGAGATCTCGTGCAGCTCGGCGAGGTCGGCGTCGACGTCGGGGAGGCCTCCGGTGACGTCGATGGCGACGTGGGCGCGGAGCATCAGGACGATGCCGAGCTCCCATTCCCCCGCGTGGATCCGGCAATTGGCGACGGACCGGTCGAGGTCGGCGTGGAAGTCGAGGGCGGTACCGGTGAGGAAGGTCGTCGCGGGCCAGAGCATCCCGGGGAAGCGGGTGGTCTCGGGGGAGCCCTGCCGGAAGGTTTCCTTGATGCGGGAGGCGAGGTCCCGGTAGCCGGAGGTACGGAACTTCTCGGCGGAGTTGCTCTCCGCCAGCAGGAACATGTCGAGGACGAGCAGGCGCATGAAGCGCCAGTACGCGGGGGTGCCCTCCGGGGGGACCTCGGGGGTGAGCGCGAGGGTCCGTGTGGTCCACTCGGCTCCTTCGGTGCGGTAGTTGCGCAGCCACCAGAACCAGCCGAGGGCGAAGACGAGGCGCTGGCCGGACTCGGTGTCGGCGGTCTCGACGACGGTGGTGTGGAGGGCCGCGCGGAGGTTGTCGAGCTCGGTCTCGACGCGCCGGATCCAGGGGAGCTGGGCGGCGGAGCGGATCAGGGGCTCGGCTTCCTCGGCGAAGGCGAGGTAGTGGGCGGCGTGGCGGCGGGCGGTGGCCCGGGCGTCGGCGGGGTGGGCGGCGGCGCGCTCGGCGGCGTACTCGTGGATGGTTTCGAGCATGCGGTAGCGCATGCCCTGACCGGGTTCGCCCCGACCGGCATCGCCCTGACCGGTGTGGCTGCGGTCCGGTTCGGCCAGGACGAGGGACTTGTCGACGAGGGAGCCGAGGACGTCGGCGGGGTCGTACGGGTCCACGTCCGCGGGGTCGGCGCAGACGGCCTCGGCGGCGGCGAGGTCGCAGCCGCCGGCGAAGACGGACAGCCGGCACAGGACGGTGCGTTCGGCCTCGTCGAGGAGGTCCCAGGACCAGTCGACCACGGCGCGCAGGGTCTGCTGGCGGGGCAGGACCGTGCGGGCGCCGCTGGTCAGGAGCCGGAAGCGGTCGTCGAGACGGTCGGCGATCTGGCGCGGCGTGAGCAGCCGCAGCCGGGCGGCGGCCAGCTCGATGGCCAGCGGCAGACCGTCCAGGCGTGCGCAGATCTCGGCCACGGCGTCCGGGTCTTCGGTGGGGCGGAAGCCGGGGCGGACCGAGGCACCACGATCGGCGAAGAGCTGGTGGGCGGGGTCGGGCGGCAGGGGCTCGACGGGGCGGACCGTCTCCCCCGGGACACCGAGGGGTTCGCGGCTGGTGGCCAGAATCCGCACACCGGGGCAGTGCGTGAGGAGGCGTTCGGCGAGTTCGGCGGCGGCGCCGATGACGTGCTCGCAGTTGTCGAGGACGAGCAGCAGGGTGCGGTGGGCGCAGTGTTCGACGAGGCGGGTGGTGGGGTCGGTGGCGGCCGGGGCCGGGGTCTCGCGGGTGACGAGGGAGCTCTCGCGCAGGCCGAGGGCGCTGAGGACGGCTCCGGGAACGGCGGCGGGCTGGTCCAGGCGGGCGAGTTCGACGATCCAGCCGGCTTCGGGGTGGGCCGCGGCGGCGTGCTCCGCGAGGCGGGTCTTGCCCGAACCACCGGGGCCGGTCAGGGTGATGAGGCGCAGCCGGGCCAGATCGCCGCGCAGGGCGTCCAGTTCGGGTTCGCGGCCGACGAAGGAGGTCAGGCGGGGGCGGAGGTTCCCGCGGGGAGCGCCGGGCGCGCCAGAGGCATCGGCGGCCACGGGAGTTCCGGGAGTCCCGGGGGCGGCGGAGGCCTCAGGCCGGGGCTGCGGGAAGAGCGGGGACTGGCGGGACTGCAGGTACTCCCGGGGCTGCAGGGACTCCCAGGACTGCAGGGACTCCCGGGGCTGCGGTGGCAGAGCCTGCGGCTGGAGGAGTTCCGCGTGCAGGGCCGCGAGTTCCGGGCCCGGGTCGGTGCCGAGGCCGTCGGCGAGGGCGCGGCGCGTGCGCTCGTACGCGGCGAGGGCCTCGGCGGGGCGGCCGGCGGCGCGCAGGGCGCGCAGCTGCTGCGCCCGGAGCGTCTCGTCGTACGGGGAGGCGTCGACCAGTGCCTCGATCTCGGGCAGGAGCGCGGCCGGAGCCGTGGCGCCGCTGCGCAGGTCCGCCTCGATGCGGTGCCGGAGGACGCCGGTGCGGCGTGCCTCGGCGACGGCCGCATGGCCGGCGCGGGCGGACTCGGGCAGGTCGGCGAAGGCGGGTCCGCGCCAGAGATCGAGGGCGGTGCGCAGGGTGCGGGAGGCGGCGGCCGGGTCGGTCGCCAGTTCCTGGCCGCCCTGGACCGCCAGCCGGTCGAACCGGTGCAGGTCGACGTCGTCGCGGGCGGCGGCCAGGAGGTAGCCGCCGGTGACGGCGGAGTGGACGGCGTCCCGGCCGCCGAGGGCGCGGCGGAGCCGGGCGACGAGGGCCTGGAGTGCGGCGGGGGCGTCCTGGGGCGGGTCGTCGCCCCAGACGTCGTCGACGAGTTCGGCGACGGAGGCCGGGCGGCCGGCCCGGAGGGCGAGGGCGGCAAGGAGCGCGCGCAACCGGGCGCCGCCCACGGGAAGACGGGCGCCGCCCTCGTCGCGCGCCTCGGTGACGCCCAGGATGAGATACCGCACCGGGCAATTCTGCCCGGCCCGTTGGGGCTGTGGTGCCCGGCCGGACACCTCAGGTGATCGACGTGTCCCCGTTGTTCTCCAGGAGCACGCGCAGAGCGCCGGCGACCGTGGCGCAGGTGGCGGGGTCCAGCGGGGCGAGCAGCTCCTGGTACTGGCGCAGGTGCTCGGCGATCATCACCTCCGTCAGCGCGAGGCTCCGTTCGGTCAGCCGGATCCGTACGGTGCGGCGGTCCTGGCCGTCCCTCACCCGCTCGACCAGGCCCTTGGCCTCCATGCGGTCGATGCGGTTGGTGATCGCCCCGGAGGTGACCATGGCGGCCGGGATGAGGGCGCCGGCGGTCAGCGCGTACGGGGGGCCGGAGCGGCACAGGGTGAAGAGGATGTCGAGCTCGCCCACCTCCAGGTCGTGCTCGGCCGCAAAGGCCTTCAGGTGCTTGTCGATGACGCGGTTCATCCGCTGGATCCGGGCCACCACCTCCACCGGCCACAGGCCGGCCGCCAGATCCGGGCGCTCCGCCGTCCACTGGCCGACGATCGCGTCCACTGCGTCGCTCATGCGCTGTCCTCCCTCGCTCGCGTCCCTCGTCCGTACCCTCCACAGAATATCTCAACGTTGAGACACTTGACGTTGAGAGGACTGGATGCTTTTATCTCAACGTTGAGATTCTCAGTCTTGAGATGGATTGGAGGGGGGCCTTCCATGACCACCACGACGGCCACCACGGGCACCACCAGCACCATGGGCACCACAGCCACCACCGGCACCACCGGTGCCGCGACCACCGCGATCACCGCCACCGCCACCGCCAGCACCCGCTCCTCGACGCCCCGGGTCGGCCCCGTTCCCGTCCTGTGGCTGGCGCTGCTGGCCACCCCCCTGGCCGCCGGGGCCAATGCCCCCGTGCTGATCCTTCCGGACATGGCCCGCTCCCTCGGGGTGAGCGCCTCGACCGCCACCTGGCTCGTCGCCTCCTACGCCTGGGCCATGGCCGTGGGCACCCCGCTGCTGGCCGGACTGCTGCGCCGCCGGGGCCTGCGGGCGGCGCTCCACCTGGCCGGCGCCCTCCTCCTCGGCGGCACCCTCCTCGTCGCCGCGTCCCCCTGGCTGCCGCTCACCCTTGCCGGACGGGCCACGCAGGCCGCCGGTGGCGCCGGTCTGGCCGCGGTCGCCATGAGCCTGGCCGGGTCGGCCCGCCGGATGGGTGTGATCAGCGCGGGCTTCGGCATCCTCGGCGCCTCCGGCCCGCTCCTCGGCGCCCAGCTCTCGCAGGTCCTCTCCTGGCGGCTCTCGCTCTGCGTATCCGTCATCGCGGTCCTCGCGGTGCCCGCGGTGAGCAGGTACGCGAAGGCTCCGGTGGCCACACCGCAGGGCCGGTTCGACGCCCGTGGCGCGGCTCTGCTGACGGCGCTCGCCACCGCCCTGGTCCTGCTGCCCCACGCACCCGCCGCCGCGCTCGGCTCCTCGGCCGTCGCCGCCACACTGCTCACGCTGCACGTACGCCGGCGCCCCGGCGGATTCGTCCCCGCCGCGCTGATCCGCAAGCCCCTCTTCCTCGGCTCCGCGCTGCTCGCCCTCGCGCTTTCGGGCTCGTACTTCACCCTGCTGTTCTCCGTGCCCCGGCTGCTCGGCGACCGGGCGGGCTGGGACACCGCCACCGCGGGCACCGGTCAGCTCGTGGCGCTGCTCACCGGATCCGCGCTCTCCTGGCTGCTGGCCGCGGCCTCGGCGCGCATGAGCCGGGTGGCCGTCCGCGCGGTGCTGATCGGGGTCGGCGCGGCGGCCGCGGCGATCGCGGTGTTCGCGAGCTGGGGCCCGCTGCTGCTGGCCGCCACCATGGGCGGGGTCTTCGCGGCGACCGGAGCCAACGCCGTGCTGTCGATGCACGCCGCTTCGAGCGCCCCCGAGGCCCAGCGCCCCACGGCCATCGGCCTGTTCGCCCTCTGCTACCAGCTGGGCGGGGCCTTCGGCCCGGCGATCGCGACCGCGCTGGTGCTCACCGCCTGAGCCGGAGCATGAGCCTGCGCCGACGTCAGGACAGCGCCGGGCGGTGCACGGGGACTCCCTCCGGCACCGCCCGGCGCCGCGCCGCGGAGGTACCCGTCCAGCAGGTGCCGCGCCGGGCCAGCAGACGGCCGAGCCACAGCTCCATCGAGACCAGTTCCGCCAGCCCGTCCAGCGGGACCGGGCGCCCCTCCGCCGCGTCGATCAGGGCCTGGCGCACGACCCGGGCCTCGATCAGCCCGGCGTCCGCGAGCAGCGGCGACGCGAACAGGTCCAGCAGCAGGCTCAGGGCGGCGCGCAGCCCCAGCAGGGTCGCCGTCTCGTTCGGCACCCGGTCCGTGGCACCCCAGCCCGGCGGGAACTCCCGCACACCCGCCGAGGACAGGACGGTGCGCAGGATCGCGGCCCGGGCCCCCGGCTGGACCCGCAGGGACTCGGGCAGGGCGCGGGCGGCCCGTACGACCTGGTTGTCCAGGAAGGGGGCGTGCAGCCGCTGGCTGCGGACCTCCACGGCCTGCTCGAAGACCCGGTGGTCGGCGGCGTGGCGGGCGAGCAGCGAGCGGGCCCGGGCCTCCCCCGGCCGCAGCGACAGCGGGGGCCGGCCGGCGGCGACGGTCAGGCGGATCGATACTTCCGCCAGTGCCTCCCCCGTGAGCCAGCCCGCCGCCGGTCCCGGGCGGGACCAGGTCAGGGCAGCGAGGGAAGCGTCCACCGGACCGGAGGATCCCTCGGTGACCCCGCCCTCGCGGAGCCGGGCCGCGGCGGCCTCCATGCCCGCGCGGTACGACGTACGGGCAAGTCTTCGGGCCGCCGAGTACACGGTGAGCGGGACCAGCAGGGACTCCCCGGAGGCTCCGGAGGCGGAGGCCGACCGGGCCAGCGCCGCCACCGGGCGCAGCAGGTGCCGCCGCCGGCGGTCCATCAGGAGGTCGGCCATGCGCGCCGGGTGGGCGTCGAGGACCTGGCGGGCGCCGTGCCCGGTGAAGTGGTCGGCCGAGCCGGCGGCCAGCCGGCGCCGCTCGCGCGCGGCGAAGACCAGGGAGGGGCCGGGTTCGTCGGTGAGCGGGCCGTCGAGCTCCGCGTACGGGAGGGCCTCCGCGGCGGCGGCCACCACGACGTGGTGCAGGCGCGGGTCGGCCGCGATGGCCCTGGCACGTTCCAGTTCGGCCTCGCGCCCCTGCGGGGTGGCCAGGTCGTTGAAGGTGACGGCCAGCAGCCGCGCCCCGGCCGGACTCAGCAGGCTGCCCGGTGCCCCCGGCAGGCCGGCCGCCAGCAGCGCCAGCGTGGCGGAGGCGCTGCCGCCGGAAAGGTCGGCGCCCACCCCCGGGGCCGGGGCACCGCGGGCGGCGCGCCGGTCGGCGGGGCCCATTCCGGGCACGGGGCCGGGATCGTACGGCGGCAGTACGTCGGGAGCATGCCGCGGAGCCGTGAGCCGGGCGCGCACGGCATCCACCAACGCTTCCCGTACGCCCTCCACCGCGCGCTCGGCGTCCGCCTCGGGGGCGGCCACCGCGAGCGAGGCGACCTGCTCGTAGCCGGTGATCTCGCGGGAGCCCTCGCGCAGGATGAGCGCGTGCCCGGGCGGGATGCGCCGCACCCCGGCGTACGGTGTGCCGTCGCCCAGGGCCTCCGGACTGTCCGGGCAGGCCAGCAGGGCGGCGAGATGGCCGATGTCGAGCTGGGCCTCGATGAGGTCGGCGAGCGGGAGGGCCGCGGTGGCGTACGCCGTGCCGCTCGCCCAGGGGGTGTAGAAGACGGGCCGGGCGCCCGCGAGGTCGCCGACGACGGTGATGCGGCGGCCGGCCTGGACGACGGCGGTGTAGCTGCCGGACCACTGGGTGAGGTGGCGCAGCGCGCCGCCGCGGGCGGCGTAGAGGGCGCGGCGCAGTTCGGCGTCGGTCGCACCGCAGCAGCCGAGGACGGCGAGCCTGGTGAAGGGATCGGCGGGGTCGGCGGTCAGCGTGCGGATCTCGTCGGGCCGCCAGTCGCCGACGGCCCAGAGGGGGTCGGGGTCTCCCCAGAGCAGCTGTGCGCCGACGGGGTGGACGGTGCGTTCCGCGTCCGCGCCCGGGTCGTCCGGATGCGCGGCGTCCGCGAGGCCGCCGCGCAGGGGTGCGCCGCCGTCGCCGCCCCGGCCGTAGCCGCCGTCGCCGTATCCGCCCTGGCCGGAGGCCTGTCCGGCGGCCCGCCCGGCACCC encodes:
- a CDS encoding TetR/AcrR family transcriptional regulator; translated protein: MNISDFHGSATALSVESNGRGIAGGTTHGVGRSTPLRVDAQRNLEHVLRAAREVFGELGYGAPMEDVARRARVGVGTVYRRFPSKDVLVRRIAEEETARLTEQAKAALGQEEEPWQALSRFLRTSVASGAGRLLPPQVLRVGSAVEDEAEEAEAEAVRVPHQRQAVPAAGAPDLRVVGTHGSVENEPSEDAGAGALLEVVGRLVHRAREAGELRADVTVADVLLVIATAAPALPDPAQQAAASTRLLDILLEGLRSRTV
- a CDS encoding sigma-70 family RNA polymerase sigma factor, which codes for MSVDGREEPRGGGGNEVEAGSLPARQVPAQRDPGGRHARPPGSSGPGGTGGDLPSSDGDLIARMRGGDDGAYEELFRRHADSVRRYARSCCRDAHTADDLTAEVFARTLQAVRGGAGPDQSVRAYLLTTVRRVAAAWAKTARREQLVEDFAVFAEQASTGTDGGAALSGLSGGDTLELGADVRAMHEAERSLAVQAFRSLPERWQAVLWHTTVEEASPSAIAPLFGLSANATAVLASRAREGLKQAYLQAHVSTALSEGGDCARYADRLGAYARGGLRMRAERGLRKHLEECVKCRLAAGELQDVNAGIPALLPVAVIGWFAAGYAGKAAGVLAGGAVAAGGAGAAAAVAGGSTAGAGTAGAAGATAGAGGGAAGVGGSAGASVAAEGLGLPAKAAIAAGIAVAAAAGVVFALAGDDTEPQARAKPAPGVAAPAVPAPPSVPKAPAPSAAEPDPPAPEPAARGSAAPRPGPTPSATASVAPAPVPSASPSPSPSREKPSPAPSPERPTPKPTPPKPPQGFQLAGLAHSVYGDHSAPELQTWRSGWVWQRHGLEVGGRRFAHGITVNGLSSVEIALNRQCTSFSAQAGVDGLALFTDGSVRFSVYADGERVWQSAALGHEDPPAAVQVSLAGHRTLRLVVEKAGPGSLPTLASWADAVLSCR
- a CDS encoding AfsR/SARP family transcriptional regulator translates to MRYLILGVTEARDEGGARLPVGGARLRALLAALALRAGRPASVAELVDDVWGDDPPQDAPAALQALVARLRRALGGRDAVHSAVTGGYLLAAARDDVDLHRFDRLAVQGGQELATDPAAASRTLRTALDLWRGPAFADLPESARAGHAAVAEARRTGVLRHRIEADLRSGATAPAALLPEIEALVDASPYDETLRAQQLRALRAAGRPAEALAAYERTRRALADGLGTDPGPELAALHAELLQPQALPPQPRESLQSWESLQPREYLQSRQSPLFPQPRPEASAAPGTPGTPVAADASGAPGAPRGNLRPRLTSFVGREPELDALRGDLARLRLITLTGPGGSGKTRLAEHAAAAHPEAGWIVELARLDQPAAVPGAVLSALGLRESSLVTRETPAPAATDPTTRLVEHCAHRTLLLVLDNCEHVIGAAAELAERLLTHCPGVRILATSREPLGVPGETVRPVEPLPPDPAHQLFADRGASVRPGFRPTEDPDAVAEICARLDGLPLAIELAAARLRLLTPRQIADRLDDRFRLLTSGARTVLPRQQTLRAVVDWSWDLLDEAERTVLCRLSVFAGGCDLAAAEAVCADPADVDPYDPADVLGSLVDKSLVLAEPDRSHTGQGDAGRGEPGQGMRYRMLETIHEYAAERAAAHPADARATARRHAAHYLAFAEEAEPLIRSAAQLPWIRRVETELDNLRAALHTTVVETADTESGQRLVFALGWFWWLRNYRTEGAEWTTRTLALTPEVPPEGTPAYWRFMRLLVLDMFLLAESNSAEKFRTSGYRDLASRIKETFRQGSPETTRFPGMLWPATTFLTGTALDFHADLDRSVANCRIHAGEWELGIVLMLRAHVAIDVTGGLPDVDADLAELHEISRRVGDRWTRAQVASAAGEVALSRGRYAEARIEYEECLRLAREVGASVEAPFAIARIAETAYCAGDLDDAEQLLEEAGRESDRYGGVYDVSTFARLLSALVALQRGDAARARAECDRARDEAERFTVPAQLTAGLATVDAVLTGREQGPVAALARIGPALAAAVDARCAERVLAGMAEAAALLLADAGRPAESVRALAAATAWRAGHPRSVPESGVVDGLPERTRAVLGPDRHSREEAAGVALTPAALAAALTSGR
- a CDS encoding MarR family winged helix-turn-helix transcriptional regulator, with the translated sequence MSDAVDAIVGQWTAERPDLAAGLWPVEVVARIQRMNRVIDKHLKAFAAEHDLEVGELDILFTLCRSGPPYALTAGALIPAAMVTSGAITNRIDRMEAKGLVERVRDGQDRRTVRIRLTERSLALTEVMIAEHLRQYQELLAPLDPATCATVAGALRVLLENNGDTSIT
- a CDS encoding MFS transporter encodes the protein MTTTTATTGTTSTMGTTATTGTTGAATTAITATATASTRSSTPRVGPVPVLWLALLATPLAAGANAPVLILPDMARSLGVSASTATWLVASYAWAMAVGTPLLAGLLRRRGLRAALHLAGALLLGGTLLVAASPWLPLTLAGRATQAAGGAGLAAVAMSLAGSARRMGVISAGFGILGASGPLLGAQLSQVLSWRLSLCVSVIAVLAVPAVSRYAKAPVATPQGRFDARGAALLTALATALVLLPHAPAAALGSSAVAATLLTLHVRRRPGGFVPAALIRKPLFLGSALLALALSGSYFTLLFSVPRLLGDRAGWDTATAGTGQLVALLTGSALSWLLAAASARMSRVAVRAVLIGVGAAAAAIAVFASWGPLLLAATMGGVFAATGANAVLSMHAASSAPEAQRPTAIGLFALCYQLGGAFGPAIATALVLTA
- a CDS encoding asparagine synthase-related protein, whose amino-acid sequence is MRWLVGWSSIAASFGTAGRVFGQGAGRAAGQASGQGGYGDGGYGRGGDGGAPLRGGLADAAHPDDPGADAERTVHPVGAQLLWGDPDPLWAVGDWRPDEIRTLTADPADPFTRLAVLGCCGATDAELRRALYAARGGALRHLTQWSGSYTAVVQAGRRITVVGDLAGARPVFYTPWASGTAYATAALPLADLIEAQLDIGHLAALLACPDSPEALGDGTPYAGVRRIPPGHALILREGSREITGYEQVASLAVAAPEADAERAVEGVREALVDAVRARLTAPRHAPDVLPPYDPGPVPGMGPADRRAARGAPAPGVGADLSGGSASATLALLAAGLPGAPGSLLSPAGARLLAVTFNDLATPQGREAELERARAIAADPRLHHVVVAAAAEALPYAELDGPLTDEPGPSLVFAARERRRLAAGSADHFTGHGARQVLDAHPARMADLLMDRRRRHLLRPVAALARSASASGASGESLLVPLTVYSAARRLARTSYRAGMEAAAARLREGGVTEGSSGPVDASLAALTWSRPGPAAGWLTGEALAEVSIRLTVAAGRPPLSLRPGEARARSLLARHAADHRVFEQAVEVRSQRLHAPFLDNQVVRAARALPESLRVQPGARAAILRTVLSSAGVREFPPGWGATDRVPNETATLLGLRAALSLLLDLFASPLLADAGLIEARVVRQALIDAAEGRPVPLDGLAELVSMELWLGRLLARRGTCWTGTSAARRRAVPEGVPVHRPALS